Genomic segment of Mercurialis annua linkage group LG6, ddMerAnnu1.2, whole genome shotgun sequence:
aaatcaTAAATAGACTCAATTTCTTCAAACTTACGTTACTATATATTTTgctataaacaataaaaatatcaaaataaaatactaaaaataaaatattaacatgTAGACTATATATGATTATAACAAAAGGTCAATCTGAATTTTTCTAATTCTTTTAATCATATCAAAGAATATCTGGTTTATTTcgaacaaattaaaaatataaaaaaaattgatgcatAATAAAAggatctaaaaattaaaatcaaatttattcttaaatataattaattttccataAATTTGGACACcaaaattaagtttttggtgtaataatttttttataattagaaagtCATGTTTAGCAATAGACAacacttgaaaaaaaaattactaaaaatattttaatgtattcggatttattaaaattgtttatatGAGTAAAGGAGAAAATAAGAGTTTCTGTAAGAATTATAATGATGTGtagataaaatatataaaaaaaaagtaaaacatagatgcatttttaaaataataataatgaatatttgtctttttaaattagaaagaataggaatttacaaaaaaagataaatttcaTAATGTAAATAGATTTTTGGAGTCAATGTAATAAATGGGGGTAATATGAAGAGTGAGTATTTTGTagataaaaagtaaaatttgatCCGTTATATAAGTAGCATATGTAAGTTTACTAAAATAGACCCTTAAATATGTGGCTCTATGGCCTTTTTGTtgaaataagaaaagaaaatgagggCATTTAACGTGTATGTAAAGACAAATACGCCATTAGGCCTGCTTTTctgaaattaaatagaaaagtaTGGGCATTGATATCAGCAATAagagtattttatataaatagcCATTTACTATATCTGGACTCTTGTGGGTTTTatgcaattaaattaaaattgtaaggTTTTTAGTAAATTGAACTCTTTGGGTTCACTTTTATACTATTATATTGATATTGATATATAGATTGCAAGTAAATGGCACGTCCGTTGTAATGCCTGAACCAAGTCAAGCTTGAAGGAATATAAAGCTAGCAAATCTtactaaactaattaattaacatattaTATTGCACAATAATGTGCAGACAACGCCATTGGTTTGTGATTTGATATTCTTCTCTCTtttcttaaaaagaaaaaaccttAGTCACCTAATTTTATTACTTGGTCAACGTTAactatttctttttctattctatttatttaattttggagAGAGTATATATAATTCAAACTTGAATATTAGTTTGCTATTTttcattagaaaaaaataatgcGCTTTATCttcattaagaaaaattattatctAAATATGATCTAccaatcaaatattttaaaaatatttttgttaatttcttattgtttttaatatttttattagataGGTCCTTGTATATTATCTTTTATGGATTAGGTATAGGTAAGAGTATCTTTCTCATTAAACTaaatcttaataattatttaccaatatttatttttgagagATTCCAATAATTGAAAGTCACTTTGCCTCCTACcgattttttaatatgaaaaaacaagaaaatgtGTGTTGGTGGCCACAATAAATAAACGAGTAATACTATGTATCCCTCATTTTTAACCCACCTTACTTAACCCACATGATATGGCAATCAAATAGTGAGTGTATTTAAagttgttttttaaatatataattttggaGAAAAATTAAACGAATTAAATACAGCCACGTAAGGTAGGTTAAAGAAGATAGTACAAAATGAAAGGTTAaatagtatttttgtaaataaactATAAGAGATATAACTTGATGATATTAAAAAATGTAATGATTTGCCaattacttttatatttataaaatatgataaatagtAAAATAGTTCTcatcttcttttattttagttaaaattcaTCATCAAATATCCTATTTATACAcggattaaaaataaaatttaaatcaagaTATATCAGCAACGAAAATGGTATCGTTTAAAAAActtaacaattttattttttaaaatattttattttattatttgtcttcttttatgaaattataaaatataataaatagtaaatatttgtcatcttcttttttgttttaattaaaattcatcgTCAAATATCCTATTTATACACAAATTAAGAATCAAATTTAAATCAAGACATGTCCGCAATAAGGATTGTATTATTTAAGGAGCTTAAcaattttatactttaaaatatcttattttattgtttgtctttctttatgaaaattttatctatttttttacgaaaaattcatttgtctttttctttttatgaaaGGTGTGTTAGTCTTCTATTATGAATTCAGAAAATTTAAttcttattaatattaaaacagttatctaatttaaattttattttataaaacaatctACAAACAACGATATATAATTACTCAAACATCTTGTTATATATCAAGTTATTATGCacgattttatattattttaaattattttatatttgtaattgtttgaaattaataaaaatcttcTGAATTAAGATCCTTTCAAATTGACTGAATATGACCGACCGTTTTCAATCAATTTACACCATTCTTTATAAAGATAAATAGAGTCTAAATTAAGTTAAATCAATCTACACTGTTTATTTGTAAGTAATGATGTAGATTAATTGCATGATATATCATGTTCAATCCAACTTGAAagaattttcatttaaaaataattgtgacaaaaaaaatagatgaCTTAATAACTCAAacgcaattttttttaaatacttggAAAGAAAAATGTTTATGAGAAGAATTGAACTCACGACTATAATAAAATGCTATCTAATGTTTATACCATATGAATTATAGCTCGTTAGTcaaatgatattatttattgCATGATATTTGTCtagtatttttatattgtatattttaaacaattgtgacaaaaaaaaaagatggctTAATAAGTCAATGCACGATTATTTCTTGCATGATATTTTGGTTATTgtatatttaattatcaaagtCTAACTTAACAGGAATTTCTTCTCTAAACCTCAAGCATTGAAGTTTAAACAGTCAAATTATTCATTTAATTCGGTTTAATCAGTCAACTTTTTGTAGGGTTTAAACAGTCAACTTGTTACTTACTTCATATAGGGGTATAGGGTTTAAATAGTCAAAATTAACTTGTTAttcaacttattttttttttaaatttgttactTAACTATCATCCATTAAGTTGAACAACAAACCAATCGGGATTGtttcaagtggtaagcggcttgttATCGCTTAAGCAATATCTCGAGTTCGAGTGTTGCGAATGCAGAAAATCTCCACTGTAAGATTCACCCACCGTGTCAGGTGCGCGACGcaggtcggatccggattagtcaggccAAGCCCTAGAAACCGGATGggctaacaaaaaaaaaagttgaacaacaaattaattttgactATTTAAACCTATGTAAAGAGTTTAACAAACCGACTGTTAGAGCATAAATATGAAATATCTATTACTTTTTCTTCTCCATATCACACATGAATGATAGCTCAAATAGTATATGGattgaataaaattttgttaataTTGTGAGTTCAATGCCTCCTATAAAATTGGTACCTTAGAACCCTAACAGTGGGAAATGATAGATAATTTGGTTTATTTGTTCTATTGTCAACTTACATCATAATACCTtgaatgaaataaataataaagcaAGTTGCATGATTGAATTATATTGGAAAGTCACTATTAAGTGTGCATAGTCATCTTTTGTGCTTCTTCCCGAATGCAAGAGAGGTTTGTTTGTACATCTCTGTAGAGTCTACCTTCAACTAATTGAATAGGTAGCCAGAGCTTCGGCTTGAAATCAACGGAGTACGAAAGAGTTGTTTCAAATTCTTGACCAGTCGAGACATCACGCTCTTCAGATCTTGGTTTGATAACCTGCTATTTGCAGCAGAGTGAAAAATAATTCAGAAAAAAGTAACACTATAGCGATATCAGACCGACATAAATCGCAAAATTAATGTACACATAGTTACACTGTCGAGGGAAATGCTTCAATCAACATCCTACCTAGTGACATTGTCGAGGGGAGTACTAATCAAAGTAGcttaaacattttttaaaatggtaTAAAAAGTAGTCTCGTTCACTCACCTGCTCAATAGACCACTTCCCATCGAAAAATTGGAAGTCGCCTTCGGTCATCTTAAACTCAATATTACGCCTTTTCCCAGAAGCAAAAATCtcaacatctttctcaaaagaATCCAAAATTGCCTTAGCATTGAATTTCAGCCCCAATGGCAAATTCTGTTGTCCAAcctaatttaaattgaaaaaagaaaatcaatgctAGAATTCAATTCAACCGCACGAAATGAGCAAAATTTAGGAAATAAATACGAAATTTTACCTGATAGAGACGAGCGACATTATGTTTCTTGTCAAGTAATTTGCTAACAGCAAGGCCAGGGATAAAATCAGCCAGTTTCTCATAATCAGTCAACACATTCCAAATAGTATCGAGGCTGGAGTTTATAGCAATTTTGGAACGAATTCTTCTGGAGTTCCAGCCAAGCTTCTCTATCTGAATAAATACACCATCCTCACCTACAAATGTGTAACCATCATCGTTATTATTAACATCATAGTCATCAAATTCATCATCAAACAAAACGGAACCTAAGAGAAGCTTAGGAGCTAATGCAGTTAGCTGACACTGCCAAGGCGAGCATTATGATTGCAAGCAGATAACACAAGATGACAAAGAgcataaacaaatttaaaaaaaaaaaaaaactttgaagagtcttataaatgttttgttatgggtttaatctattttttattatttgaatttaaaacaaaaaagtaatttaatttattgtaaatgggaggataaaatttatttttattcatatttaattaattacatttagattttaaaattaatcaattaattatagttatataAGGGTTATTTGTATATGAATtcacaaattttataaattttacaatttaattgcattttttaagaattagtaaatatatgtatatattaattatcattttttagcAAATCGATGTACTCATTAAAATTTCAACGAAAGATTGTTGACATGAAAgtcaaatttttgaaaaatatattctGATGTGTGATATGGTCAACTCAAGTTTTAATATCATCAATCTTTTACCGAATTTTCAATAAGTGTATCGActtgttaaaaaataatagttagtgtatatatgtttattaactttttaaaaatctgactaaattattaaaaaatataaagtttgtgaatttataggtaaattatcaattatttaAGGATTAATCCATTTTACAATCTTTtaactttacatttttaatttatctggTTCTTAAACTTCCATTTTGTCATATTTGGTCCCTAAATTTTacgttttttgtttatttggtcCGTGAACTTTCATTTGGTCTTATGGGCTCTGAACTTTGATTCTTTTACTTACTCAGGTCCTCAAACGGATGAAAGTTTAGAGATTAgactaaaatatataaagttcagagactaattaaataaaactaaatggAAGTTCATAGATCATATAAACTGGGATATCCTATAAGaacaaatgaaaatttaaggACTAGATACACTAAAAATGCAAAgttaaaaaatcttaaaatgaGTTAATCCATTATTTAGTAGCAATGATAATTTCTTACAACATAAACGGCTTCACCGTAATTCTAATCATATACATTAGCAAACAACTAGTAAATTATTGCGAGGCCAtagagcaaaaaaaaaaacagagaatgGTGTTGAATTACCTGGAGCCATAATAACCAGATACGATCAACTTTCACTAGCTTGGCTGTTGCTCTTAACCTCTTTTGGTACTGTTGTTGTAAGTAATGTAAGTTTTTGCGTTTGAGCTCttagaattttataattatacagATCTCATCTACAGATATTTCTCTACACTGAAGAACAGAAAATAATTGGTGCCGACAACATGTGTCCCGGAGTATTGATTGTCCAGTGTTGTCCTTGTATGTCCAACTGTTGTTACTCATATGTCCCTTTTCCTAGGTTCTTTTGAGATAAGGAACAAAAATGACCCTTATATGGCTTAAATGGCCTCCGAATTTCaaaaatgatcctaattttattaaaatagaacaaatatATCCTTTACTGTTAGAAAAAGGgtgtaattgttttattttgataatattaaagttatatttgtTCTACTTTGATAATGTTAAAGTCATTTTTTAGACTTGAAAAACATTAGAGAAACGGCTAATTGTATACCACATCAAGTTAATGTTCAAACACTCAACCGTTAAACGGAGGATATATTTGTTGCACTTTGATAATGTTAGGGTTATTTTTGAGATTCGAAAAACATCGAGGGGTGAGGTGAGGCATAGAGTAAACACTAGGGTCATTTCGTACCTTAACTTTCTTTAGCGGTAGATTGTACTGCACAACGGCCGGTTAGCCTATTCCAAGCAAAAATTGAATTTTCCTTCAATATATAGGTCACCTGCATTATATCCAAGAAAAAATTGCATTGTATTTTTGAATGAGGTGCGCTAAAAAGTAATCTCAAAATGAAAATATGGTTTCTTTTTACGTTGGTcgctaaatttaaatttttcggACAAGGTTTTCTTGGCCAAAATGCATATGTGGCAGTTGGATTTTGATAATTGGCAATCGAATTTTGCTAATTATACTTTAAAAACTCATCTCAtatgcataattttattttggaagGAAGGcttttaatcaaataattatgcATACGTATAGCAAGTTTCCAAGTACAAGAAAAATAAACTGACTacaacataaatattttttaccaTAAAAGTTTTCCTTGAAATATAATGAAAATTTAGCAACCAAAATGAAAAGGCTTAATGACCAAAAAACTGGAGAAAATGTCATGGAATccctcaaaaattgaaaagtttatgttagtgacccatgatttcattttttgcaaaaatctctcaaattttaaaaaaactttccatgcctacctttttataattactcttcctattttatccctatGGTGTATTTTACCTATTGTGTTTTTGTTACACTCAATAATTTCcccattttttataaatcaaaccATTGGTCGGAATATTATTGACCGGACCATTTCCGGTCAACGGGAGTCACGGCCGGTCAACGGCAAGTCAACGGAAGTCAACGGCCGGTCAACGGAAGTCAACGGCCGGTCAACGgaggtcaacgccggtcaacggtcGGTTGACATCAGGTCGGACCATTGCTGGTCGGACCAACAATGGTTTGTGGTCtaaccatttttaatggttgaaccaatgttggttagataattaaaaattaaataaaacaccaTTTTGTGGATAAGGGGATTTGAACCCTTGCCCTCTTGAATGAAAGACTTTGTGCTTTGCCATCAAGGCAAGACCTTATTGTTGTCAATGTTTGCtctatatgatatatatatatataactgattataaatttaaattaatttattaaaatgaaattagttctacaatacaaattaaataaaatataaatatctaattaaattaaatttactataaatataatattaaattagtctaatttaatttatttattaaaaaattacataataaaaaaataaaaatatttatatttcactttttattcaTACATGAGTAAAACTAGTaagatttttcacttttttaaaattgaaaaatatattttgtttgttaaaattaataaatatggtGGTTCGGTGGTCGGACCGAAGTGGTCATGGTCGGATACGTGGTAGTGGTACCCGTCGTGGTGTGCGtaaactcaatatcaactcaatgtcaacttcattatttatactactaaaaataatttatgaaatgagataaattaatagtaatttgaattaaactatctaaggttttattaaaatgaacaaaaagtaaatttaaaataagtgaactgaatatcaactcaatatcaacttaatgtgaactcaatataaacttaatttgaactcaatataaatttaatgtcaacttaatatcagcgcaatgtaaatttaacattaacttaacgtcgactcaatgtcaacgcaatgtaaacctaatgtcatctcaatgtaaacctaatgtcaactcaatataaacctaatgtcaactcaatataaacctaatgtcaactccatataaacctaatgtcaactcaatgtaaaattaatatcaatatgaagtaattttttagtaaattgttttaattttaaaatgtaaactaatattaactcaatgtaaacttaataaattaatgttgactgaatgtgaacctaatgtctactcaatgtcaactcaatgtaaacttgataTAAACTACGTGTCAAttcaaagtaatttttttagtaaaatattataattttaaaaattaacttaatatcaactgaaggtcgactcaatgtctacttaatgacgactcaatgtaaacctaacgtcaattcaatataatcctaatgtcaattcaatataattataatatcaacttaatgcaaacttaataactcaacgttgaatcaatgtcaactcaatgtgaacctaatgttaactcaatgtcaactcaatgtgaacctaatgttcactcaatgtcaactcaatataaacttaataactcaacgttgaatcaatgtcaactcaatgtgaacctaatgttcactaaatgtcaactcaatgtaaacccaATGTtcactcaatgtcaactcaatgtaaatttgatataaactacatgtcaatccaaagtaattttttttagtaaaatattatatttttaaaaattaacttaatatcaactgaaGATCGACTCAATGTCTACTTAATGAcgactcaatataaacctaacgtcaattcaatataatcctaatgtcaactcaatataattataatattaactcaatgtaaacctattGTCAATCTGAAGTAatcttttagaaaattattttaattttgaaatgtaaattaatatcaactcaatataaacttagtAACTCAACGCTGACTCAATGTCAacctaatgtaaactcaatgtcaactcattGTAAATTACATGTCAATgcaagataaatttttaataaattattataattttaaaaattaacttaatatcaactcaattaacttatataatctattttgagtttttgtcgagttgatattaaattaattgtgtttgtaatacattaatatataaaatctatttaacttagtttactttaagttaatatttaatttacactactattaatttaattagagtaaatttaatttaaattttgacaagagTAATACTTTATTAGTGTTTTGTaatatatatcatttataatcaaccattttagtaggttatatttagtttatatgcttttttatacattattaaagagtACATGTATTAATATTAAAGAGTAAATAAAGACAACAAGCATGTCTTGCCTTGGTGGTTAGGCACATGGACAAAGAGTGAGAGGTCATGGGTTCGAATCCCACTAAgagcaaaattatattttattaattcttttaaaatctcaccactaCAGTTGACCGCCGCTGACCGAGCTGACCGGGCGCTGACCGCCGCTGACCGCCGTTGACCGGGCGTTGACCTCCGTTGACCGGGCGTTGACCTCTGTTGACCGGTCGGTCGGGCCGGAATTTGACCGGTTGTCGGTTGTGGTTGGTTGGTTGGTCTAACCAAACCCATATTTGCCACGTGTCAACATTTTATTGACTAAAATATAGACCAATGAGATGTTGCCAAATAGTGAGGACaatattgtcttttttttttaatttttggttatgAGGTATTcttgaaaactttttttttttttgggagatttttgccaaaatcaaaatggtgagggaaaagtgaaacactatagcacttttgagggatttgtgtaaaaaacccaAAAAACTGTTcatcttttaaccccttttcaatttCACGATGACGTtgcaatttcgtcaattgcaccaAAATTCACATATTTGGGCTTGAATTTCATccttaaaatcaaattgatttttCATAAAAGTCAActtaatcctttatttttacaatattttttatatagcatttgatataaattgaaaaaaaaaaaactttttcttatcaattcaaataataatattataattaataataattaatggtatttatctttttatgttTATTCCGACATTGGACCGGTATTTAATTTTTGTGTGACCGGGCACAAAACCTCTTCCATCCAAAAATTGTCTAATATTATTATGTTTGCTGACATGTCACTAAAAAAATCACACACACTTCAACATTAGCTGACATCTCATCAAATATActctaaaaatttcaaaatactcCAATTatccctaatttttttaaaatttaattaaaaaattaataaaaatttagttaaataattaatagaaaaaattaatataaacaattaataaaaaattaatttaattaaataattaaaaagattcaACCTCCAAATTCTTCATTAAGGTTGGGCCGGCTTGAATCCTGTCTGATGCTGAGGGCTAGCTCAACCTCCGTTGTGGATTATCCACTTGGTTTGATTTCGGTTTTCTTCGCAGATTGACCAGCTTGACTCAGAACTTGGCTAGCTGTCTTTCAACTTGACCCAAATCAACTTGACCATTTATATAATTAGGCTATGTTTTATTCATAAACATtctataaatgttaaatatttacaatatatgttaaaaaatacaaaaaaaataaaagtgataatATACCTCTCTATTTTACGTAAAAAGTACTGGAATGCATTATATAGATTGTATAAAAATTACGTAAAATAGAGGTTTATCAAATATTCATTGTTATTGTTAAAAACAATTTGtattattacataaaatttgatattttttataatattgcaTGTAATGGTGATAGTTCTTGTTTATATTGACAGTGGACATcgcaaaataatatttttgttttgcaTTTGTTCGTATATGCAAAATTTAATAACATATTATTCaaatagtttacaaactttcatatagtttcatttatttatttttcaattgtttacatatatttcataaactttcacattttcattttttaaaaaaatatttcattaataTCCATAGAAGCTATTCCAATTAGTTTCATTAGGTGTCATacgattttaatttaatttaaaaggttTCATATGAATTTGTAGaagttaatttcaatttaattttagataGATTTACAAAGTTTTATATAGTTTCATTAATTTCgtattttttaaataggaaAAATATAGACCCTAAAAGTTAATTCAACGAGATTTCACATAGTATCACGTGGTtttgttaaagataatcccacattatttaggagaacaaatataaatgagtttataagtgtaaaacttcaaccacctattaattagttctagttattaggtcatggtTAAATTCAAACACTCTCTTAAGCATGTGGGTTGtcacatttttaccaatttataattaattattcccaccaatatttctaatatgTTATCAGAGCGGGTCTGGCTCGGGTTCTTAATTTTCCGGTTGTCCGt
This window contains:
- the LOC126686095 gene encoding uncharacterized protein LOC126686095 — protein: MAPGEDGVFIQIEKLGWNSRRIRSKIAINSSLDTIWNVLTDYEKLADFIPGLAVSKLLDKKHNVARLYQVGQQNLPLGLKFNAKAILDSFEKDVEIFASGKRRNIEFKMTEGDFQFFDGKWSIEQVIKPRSEERDVSTGQEFETTLSYSVDFKPKLWLPIQLVEGRLYRDVQTNLSCIREEAQKMTMHT